A single region of the Bacteroidales bacterium genome encodes:
- a CDS encoding LytTR family DNA-binding domain-containing protein — MVKTLMVSGDREAVAVVTRTVADYCPDVTFLGVVDSIQAAVPMINSVQPDLLILDTRLIDGSGFELLRRFESPMFKIIFLSLHIEYALKAFKVSAVDFLLKPPDPDELAQAVNKACDMIRQEDKFQLNVLAENLRDLNKKEKIVLKTFDHIHIVNQNEIIRVEADRNFSNFHIVDGRKIVVTTE, encoded by the coding sequence ATGGTCAAGACACTTATGGTTTCCGGCGACCGGGAAGCCGTTGCTGTGGTGACCCGGACTGTTGCGGATTATTGTCCCGATGTGACCTTTTTGGGTGTAGTGGATAGCATCCAGGCAGCCGTGCCGATGATCAACTCCGTCCAGCCAGATCTCCTGATCCTGGATACCAGGCTGATTGACGGCAGCGGTTTCGAATTGCTGAGGCGCTTTGAATCCCCGATGTTCAAGATCATTTTTCTTTCCCTCCATATCGAATACGCACTGAAGGCTTTCAAGGTCAGTGCAGTGGATTTTCTGCTGAAACCTCCCGACCCGGATGAGCTTGCCCAGGCGGTGAACAAAGCCTGCGACATGATCCGGCAGGAAGACAAGTTTCAACTCAATGTACTCGCTGAAAATCTCAGGGATCTGAACAAAAAGGAAAAGATTGTGCTGAAGACCTTCGATCACATTCATATTGTCAATCAGAACGAGATCATCCGGGTGGAGGCCGATCGGAACTTCTCCAATTTCCACATTGTTGACGGAAGGAAGATTGTCGTTACAACAGAGTAA